The DNA region TTTGGATCGTGAGAAGTTACGATTTCCATTTCGAGATTTTTTATTTTATGGTTTTTATAACTTCTGTTTGGGACAAAAATGCCGCGCATCGTCACAGTTGCGCTGGTATCTTTAATCATTTCCGGAGTAGTTTTGAAAGTATAAAACACATTACGGGTTTCTCCTGGATTAGCATCATCAAATTCTAAAACCGAAACATTATGATACGTTTTATTAGCATCTAAAAGCGAAGCATCGAGATTTTCTTCGGTAGTTGTATTTCTATATTTTTTGGTTTTGAAAGTGTTTTCGACAGAAGCCAAATACGATTTTGAATTGTCTAAATCATTTACAGAAGCAACGGTTTTTTCTTGTACTTCACGTTCGTTTGCATAGGTTCTAAAATCGACTAATTCGAAGTTATTGCTTTTAAATTGTTTCTCATTATAAAAAAGATAGAGCTTTCCGCTAGAGACATAATTCTCCATATTTTGATAACTTACTACAACTACCATTTCCTGATCTGGAATTGGATCGCAGTTTTTTAAGATTGCAAATCCGTTTTGGTCTTCAATCGATGCAATGTCTTTATAATCGGTATCAGTAATGTCGTTTACGGCAACTTTTTTTGGTCGGGTTGCAGGAGGTTTTCCGTTGTCGTAATTGTTGGTTACGGCAAGTCTTGTGGTATATGTTCCTTTGTTTTTATAGACATGTTTTGGTTCTGCTTCTTTACTATAATGTCCGTCACCAAGCTCCCATAAATACGAATAACTTGGTTTTGGTGCTCCGGCAATTGGTATTAATGGCGGAGTTTCTGGTTTGTAAGTAACAATGTTTCCGTTTTGGATAAGACTAATATTGGCTTTTCGGGTTATAGTGTCTTTTACTTTGGTTTGTGAGAAAGAGAATATAGAAAAAAGAATGAAGAGAATAGATGATAGTGGTTTCATAACTAGTGGTTTTTAGCCCTGATGGGAGCGGTATCCTTTTTCTGGCTTCTTTAGCTAGGAAAAGATATAGCGAACAGCAGGATTAGCTTCTGAAAATCATCAGAATTAATTTGAAAACTTGATTAAATGTAAAAAAAAGTGATGAGCAAATCACCACTTTTTCTTAAAAAATATTTTGTAAGTTACTGAATAGCATTGATTGCAGCTACTAGTTGAGCTTCTGTGCCGACTGTTGTTTCGGCTAGTGTAAAGGTGTAAACATCGTTTGCGGCAACGGTTACAGCTTTGATTGCATATCGCCATTGTCCATTATCTTCGGTCACAAAAATCACATGACATTTTAAACCAATTGGGATTTGTCCGTAATGTTCGCTGAATAATCCGGCAGGAGTATAAGTATCTAATTTAGCAAGTGCGTTTGTTCCTTCGCCATCATAAGACAAATAAATTGCGCTATTATTGTTGTCATAACCATCAGGAGCATCGGCAAGAATTGTTGTTTTTGGTCTTGGATCGCTGTAAAAACGGTCAACATTTGTCCAGCCAAAGTTTCCAAAAGTTACATAATAATTGTTTCCTTCACCTTGTACGCCGCCTTTTCCGCCAGTTCCGTCAGCATTTGGTTTAGGTTGCTCCCAGGCTAGTTCGCCTTTATCATCAATTACACCGTTCCATAAAGTCATTGTATTGTCAACACCATCGGTTAAAGTTGCTGGTATTATCATATTCATATAACAAGATGTTTTAAGCTCTACTCCGCCTTGTGTGGCTTTGACGAAGAATTCTCCTCCGGAAATCAATAAATTTTTCTTTCCGTCAAGTGTGATTCCCATTGTTGGTTTGTTGGTGATTAACATATTTCCTTTGTCAAAAAGTTCGATGTATTCAATATCAACAACTCCGGTTACAGGAACTCCGTTTTTGGTCAAACAATCACCGTTGATGTTCAGTTTTACTCCTTTTGCCGAAGTAATGGTTATAACACCAGTTCCGGCTGTAATGGTAAAATTTTGCGTATTTTTCTTGATTCCTTTTTCGTTAATGCTTTTAAAAGCGGCTCCGGTTGGTGGCAAAACAAGATTGTTGCTGCCGTCGTCGGTAGTGCTGCAACTTGCAAAAGCGATTACTAATAAAAATAAAAGCCCGATTTTCTTAAAGTTTGTGTTCATGATTTCTAGTTTTTATAAATCTGTCTTGATTAGTATCAAGTGGTTTTTCAGATTTGGTTGTTAATTATAGTTTTATGTTCTTATATCAATTGAGGTTTGATATTGTTACCCTTGTTTTTAAAATATTTTTTTTGAACTTGTTTTATAATGCTATATCAACTTGCCTTTAAAATTGTTACCCCGATTTTTTATTTTGAAAGGCATTTGTCTTCAAACAAGTTTCCGTCTTCGTCTACGGCGACGAGAATGTTTTTTTTCCGCGAAAGCGTAACGATTAAATAGATCCAAACAATTGCCCAAAGTCCAAATGTGATACAGGCAAGAAAGAGATGAAGGAAATGGTTAATGGCTTTTTTTTCTTTGGATAAAACTACATAGGGTAATTTTTCGTTGTGCTCAATGATGACAAAACCATTTCGTTTTTTGGCAGCAATCATTTTGTTAAACTGATCTAAGGTTTTCTCGTTTATAAATTGATACGTTTCCATTTTTCTTAATTTTTGATGATTTGTCAAAGGAGTTTTTGTCACGACCCGAGCAATAGCGAACAGGCGAAGCAATTGCGCGAATCAGCACAAATTTCAAATTAGAGAATAAAAAAATCTGCGTAAATCTGTTTAATCCGTTTAATCTGTGTGCCATTTTGATCGTACTTTTATTACTACTAAAAGAGTATCGTTACGTTATATCAACTTGATTTTATAATTGTTACCCTTTTGTTTGAAATTTATTTCAGATTCTTTTTCTTAAATTAGCTAACAAAATGTGTTTTTTATGAGTCAAACTAAAATTCATCCTGATCAAATGTATATTGAAGGACTTGCTGCAAACGATTCGGCAATCATTCATACGATTTACAAGAAGTTTGTTCCTAAGGTCGTTATGTTTATTATGAACAACTCCGGCGATAAAGAACATGCGCAGGATGTGGTGCAGGAAGTCATGATTTTGCTTTTTAATCAGGCTAAAGCCAATACATTACAGTTGACTTGTCCGTTTGATGCCTACTTTTTTTTATTGTGTAAAAGAAAATGGCTCAACGAACTCAAAAAAACATCGAATAAAGGGGTAACAATAAATGAAGATGCAGTATCTATCAATGAATCTGCACTTGAATTAATTGGACAAACGGAAGAATTTGACGAAAAACAGCAGCTTTTTGACACCATGTTTCAGAAACTGGGCGAAAAATGCCAGGAATTATTGAAGTTGAGTTTTACGATTAAATCAATGGAAGAAGTTGCCGAGAAACTAAACGTAACGTACGGCTATGTTCGCAAAAAGAAATCGTTATGCGTTGGTCAGTTAACGCAGTGGATTCAGGAAGCCAAAAATTTTAAATCTCTAAAAAATAATTAGTCATGAACGAAGAACGCTACATATTATTCGATCAATATCTTCAAGGCGAACTAACGGTTGATGAAAGAAATAGTTTTGAAAAACAATTATCTGAAGATCCCGAAATGGCTTCAGAATTTGAGACTTTTAAAAATCTGCATGTTCAATTGGAAAATAAATTTGGATATGAAGAAGAAAGAGAAGCGTTTAAAGCAAATTTGAAAACAATCTCAGACAAACATTTCAATACCAGTAAACCAAAAGTTATAGCGCTAAATGGATGGTATTTTGCGGCAGCGGCTTCTGTAATAATCTTATTTGGATTGTTCTTTTTTAATTATAATCAGAATCCAGTTTTTGAAGATTATAATCATCCTGAGAAAGCTGCTTTTACTGAGAGAGGAGAAACAAAGGAAACTTTAAAACAAGCAGAAGCAGCTTTTAATGAAAGAAAATATACAGAAGCGATTTCGCTTTTTGAGACAATTTTAAAAGAAAATAAAACACCTGAAATAGAATATTTTTATGGCGTTTCTTTATTAGAAGAAAGTCAATATAAGAAAGCAGAAACGGTTTTTAACGAATTAAAATCCGGAAGCTCTGTCTATAGAGATAAAGCAAAATGGAATTTGGCTTTATCCAAATTAAAACAGAAAGACTATAAAGGATGTAAAGAAATCTTGGGAACTATATCTGAGGATTACGAAAATTATGATGATGTTCAGGCTCTTTTGGACGAGTTGGATTAGATTGAAATTTCATAAAATAAACAAAGATTTTTATACGTACTCAAACCCGACAGGTTTTTAAAACCTGTCGGGTTTACTGTAGATAACCTTCGCGGGACTTCGACTTCGCTCAGTCTGACAAAAAAAAATCAAATAAAAAATCAGTTTAAATCCGCGTTTTCACGAAGTGAATCCGTTAAATCCGTGTGCTATTTACCGTCAAGGGTCACTTTTACGTAAAGCCGTAAATTAATTTAGATTTTAATATATAAATTCGAATTTTATAAAAACGAACCAAAACCATCAATAATTTTATCCTTTTGATTGAATGCAAAAAATCATTTTACTTCTTCTTATTATCTTTTCGCAAATCGTTTTCGGCAGCACTAAAATTAGTGAAACCGAAAAACTTGCCGCCACTTGCAAGGTTTGGGGATTCTTAAAATATTATCACTCGAAAGTTGCCAATGGAGAAGTAAATTGGGACAATCAGCTTTTAGAAAAATTACCCAAAATAGAGAAAGCGCAAACCCAAGAAGAGTTTTCATTGATTCTCGAAAACTGGATAGATGATCTTGGCGCGATAAAGGAAATAGCGCCAATTGCGACTCCAAAAGATATAGAATATTTTGATAAGAATTTTGATTTAAGTTGGTTCAATAATAAGCTGTTTTCTAAAAAACTTTCTAAGAAATTGAAGTTTATTGAAGAGAATAGGTTTCAGGGAGAACAGTTTTATATTCAGGGAGAAGAACATGTTGGGAATGTTTCTTTGAAAAACGAAAGTTATGCCAACCCAGACTTTAAGGATAAAAATTCAAAACTTCGAATGATTTTTATGTACTGGAATTTAATAGAATATTTTTTCCCTGATAAATATCTAATGGATCAGAAATGGGATACGACTTTAGAAAAAATAATACCTCTTGTGATTAAAGCGGAAAATCAGGATGATTTTTATTTAGCAATGAAAAAAATGGTTTCCAGACTTGATGACAGTCATACAGAGTTCTTTATGTATTCATCTTTGACAAGTCCTAAAATTAAGAGATATTTTCCTGCTGATGGAAAGATAATTGATGAGAAACTGGTCGTTACAGAAATTTTGGGTGATAGTCTTGCTCAGGCAGATGATATAAAAGTTGGAGATGTAATTACTAAAATAAATGATAAAACAATAAGAGAGATTATTTTAGAAAATAGAGATTTGATCTGTGCTTCTAATGAACCTGCATATTTAGATAAATTGGTTAAGAAAATTTTACTAAGTAATTCAGATATTGTAAAAGTAGAGTTTTTAAAAAATGACAAGTATGTTACAAAAACTATGACTTGGTTTGATTATCATGATTCTCATAGAAATGAATTTAAAAAAGGAGCACAGAAAAAGAAGGAAAAATTTAAACTTTTAGATAATAATATTGGTTATGTAAATATGGGACTCATAAAAGTTAGGCATGTTCCTGACATGATAGAAGCTTTACAATTTACTAAGGCAATTGTTTTTGATATGAGAAATTATCCGCAGGGGACTTTTGGAGAGATATCAAATTTTTTAAATGCTCATGAAAAGGAATTTGCAGTTTACACACGTCCAGTTTTAAGTTATCCGGGAAGATTTAAATGGAGTGGAGAAAGTAAAAGTGGTTTTGAAAACAAGGATAATTACAAAGGAAAGGTAATTGTATTACTTAATGAAGATTCCGTAAGCCAATCAGAATGGACAGCAATGTGCTTTCAAGCTGCGGGTAGCACAACTATTATAGGAAGCCAGAGTGCTGGTGCAGATGGAAATGTTTCAGAATTTGATTTTGAAGGATTTCATACATTATTTTCAGGAATTGGTGTTTATTATCCGGATAGACGCGAAACGCAAAGAATTGGAATTGTTCCTGATATCGAAGTTAAACCAACCATTAAAGGAATTCAGGAAGGAAAAGACGAAGTTCTGGATCGCGCTTTACTGTTTATTGAAAAGGGAGTTTAAACATTCAGTTAAATGACACGCGGATGACACGGATTCACTTCGTAAAAATACAGATGAGTGCGGATTTTTTTATTTACAATGCTTATCATAGCCTTTGTCAAAGTTTTTAAAACTTTGACAAAGGCTATGATTTTTACACGTATTAAAAGTCTACAGATTTTAATAAATTACTTTGCGGAACTTCGACTTCGCTCAGTCTGACAAAAAACACGGACACAAAACAAATAAAAAGATCCGTTTTTATCCGCGTTTTCACGAAGTGAATCCGTGTCATCCGCGTGCCACCTCATTCAAATTGGGAAAGTTTTTAATATTGTCGTAATTTTGAACCTTTAAAAAATTAAAACAATTGAATTCAACACCTATAATTACCGACACGCATACACATTTATATTCGGAAGAATTTGATCAGGATCGTGACGAAATGATGCAAAGAGCTATAAACGCAGGAGTAACACGTTTTTTTATCCCTGCTATTGATGCCGCTGCAACGCAATCTATGTACGATTTAGAGCAAAATTATCCTGATTATGTGTTTTTGATGATGGGCTTGCATCCCACTTACGTGAAAGATAATTATGAAGAGGAGTTAAAACATGTAGAAAACGAACTGGCAAAAAGAAAGTTTTATGCCATTGGTGAAATCGGAATTGATTTGTATTGGGATAAAACCCATCTTAAAGAACAGCAAATAGCATTTAAGAGACAAATTCAGTTAGCAAAACAATACAAATTACCAATTGTGATTCATTGCCGTGAAGCGTTTAATGAAATTTTTGAAGTTCTGGAAGAAGAGAAATCAGATGATTTGTTTGGAATTTTTCATTGTTTTTCCGGAACGCATGAACAAGCTCTTCAGGCGATTTCGTACAATATGAAGTTGGGAATTGGAGGAGTAGTAACCTTCAAAAACGGAAAAATAGACCAATTTTTAAATCAAATCGATTTGAAGCATATTGTTCTCGAAACTGATTCGCCTTATTTAGCTCCAATTCCGTATAGGGGAAAACGAAATGAAAGCAGT from uncultured Flavobacterium sp. includes:
- a CDS encoding sigma-70 family RNA polymerase sigma factor, which translates into the protein MSQTKIHPDQMYIEGLAANDSAIIHTIYKKFVPKVVMFIMNNSGDKEHAQDVVQEVMILLFNQAKANTLQLTCPFDAYFFLLCKRKWLNELKKTSNKGVTINEDAVSINESALELIGQTEEFDEKQQLFDTMFQKLGEKCQELLKLSFTIKSMEEVAEKLNVTYGYVRKKKSLCVGQLTQWIQEAKNFKSLKNN
- a CDS encoding tetratricopeptide repeat protein codes for the protein MNEERYILFDQYLQGELTVDERNSFEKQLSEDPEMASEFETFKNLHVQLENKFGYEEEREAFKANLKTISDKHFNTSKPKVIALNGWYFAAAASVIILFGLFFFNYNQNPVFEDYNHPEKAAFTERGETKETLKQAEAAFNERKYTEAISLFETILKENKTPEIEYFYGVSLLEESQYKKAETVFNELKSGSSVYRDKAKWNLALSKLKQKDYKGCKEILGTISEDYENYDDVQALLDELD
- a CDS encoding S41 family peptidase; its protein translation is MQKIILLLLIIFSQIVFGSTKISETEKLAATCKVWGFLKYYHSKVANGEVNWDNQLLEKLPKIEKAQTQEEFSLILENWIDDLGAIKEIAPIATPKDIEYFDKNFDLSWFNNKLFSKKLSKKLKFIEENRFQGEQFYIQGEEHVGNVSLKNESYANPDFKDKNSKLRMIFMYWNLIEYFFPDKYLMDQKWDTTLEKIIPLVIKAENQDDFYLAMKKMVSRLDDSHTEFFMYSSLTSPKIKRYFPADGKIIDEKLVVTEILGDSLAQADDIKVGDVITKINDKTIREIILENRDLICASNEPAYLDKLVKKILLSNSDIVKVEFLKNDKYVTKTMTWFDYHDSHRNEFKKGAQKKKEKFKLLDNNIGYVNMGLIKVRHVPDMIEALQFTKAIVFDMRNYPQGTFGEISNFLNAHEKEFAVYTRPVLSYPGRFKWSGESKSGFENKDNYKGKVIVLLNEDSVSQSEWTAMCFQAAGSTTIIGSQSAGADGNVSEFDFEGFHTLFSGIGVYYPDRRETQRIGIVPDIEVKPTIKGIQEGKDEVLDRALLFIEKGV
- a CDS encoding TatD family hydrolase is translated as MNSTPIITDTHTHLYSEEFDQDRDEMMQRAINAGVTRFFIPAIDAAATQSMYDLEQNYPDYVFLMMGLHPTYVKDNYEEELKHVENELAKRKFYAIGEIGIDLYWDKTHLKEQQIAFKRQIQLAKQYKLPIVIHCREAFNEIFEVLEEEKSDDLFGIFHCFSGTHEQALQAISYNMKLGIGGVVTFKNGKIDQFLNQIDLKHIVLETDSPYLAPIPYRGKRNESSYLVNVISKLADIYDVSEEEIATITTQNSKDVFGI